The following proteins come from a genomic window of Populus nigra chromosome 6, ddPopNigr1.1, whole genome shotgun sequence:
- the LOC133696052 gene encoding glucose and ribitol dehydrogenase-like isoform X2, whose amino-acid sequence MATGNEQFRFPLQTQPQQPGKEYLMHPLPQAINPKYQPSNKLHGKVALVTGGDSGIGRSVCYHFALEGATVAFTYVEGIEDRDKDETLQMLLKAKSNDAKEPIAIATDVKFEENCKKVVDQVVSEFGQIDILVNNAAEQYYVTAIEEITESRLERIFRTNIFSQFFMARHSLKYMKEGSCIINTASANAYTGGSQFLDYSSTKGAIVTFTRGLSQLLISKGIRVNAVSPGPVWTPIQPASLPAEKVASLGSDVPMDRAAQPYEIAPSYVFLASNECSSYFNGQVLHPNGGLIVNA is encoded by the exons ATGGCAACTGGCAATGAACAGTTTCGGTTTCCACTGCAGACCCAGCCCCAGCAACCGGGGAAAGAATATCTCATGCATCCACTTCCACAGGCCATAAATCCCAAGTACCAGCCTTCCAACAAGCTCCAT GGAAAGGTAGCTCTGGTGACTGGAGGTGATTCTGGGATAGGAAGATCTGTGTGCTACCATTTTGCATTAGAGGGTGCAACTGTGGCCTTTACATATGTAGAAGGGATAGAGGACAGGGACAAAGATGAAACCCTGCAGATGCTACTCAAGGCAAAGTCAAATGATGCAAAAGAGCCTATTGCCATAGCTACCGATGTTAAGTTTGAAGAGAATTGCAAGAAGGTTGTTGATCAAGTTGTGAGCGAATTCGGGCAGATTGATATTCTGGTGAACAATGCAGCTGAGCAATACTACGTAACTGCAATTGAAGAGATTACCGAGTCTAGGCTTGAGAGAATTTTTAGAACCAATATATTTTCTCAATTCTTCATGGCCAG GCATTCTCTAAAATACATGAAAGAAGGGAGCTGTATCATCAACACAGCATCTGCTAATGCCTACACCGGGGGCTCACAATTTCTGGACTACAGCTCCACTAAGGGAGCCATTGTAACTTTCACCAGGGGTTTGAGCCAACTACTTATAAGCAAGGGGATTCGTGTCAATGCTGTCTCTCCAGGTCCAGTCTGGACGCCAATACAACCAGCATCACTGCCCGCTGAAAAGGTTGCGAGCTTAGGGTCTGATGTGCCAATGGACAGGGCAGCACAGCCTTATGAGATCGCGCCTTCTTATGTGTTCCTAGCATCCAATGAGTGTTCCTCCTATTTTAATGGCCAGGTTCTGCATCCTAATG GCGGGCTAATTGTCAATGCTTGA
- the LOC133696052 gene encoding glucose and ribitol dehydrogenase-like isoform X1 — protein MTCLLSLSRKERERRVFLQIFFFISTFADPAPATGERISHASTSTGHKSQGKVALVTGGDSGIGRSVCYHFALEGATVAFTYVEGIEDRDKDETLQMLLKAKSNDAKEPIAIATDVKFEENCKKVVDQVVSEFGQIDILVNNAAEQYYVTAIEEITESRLERIFRTNIFSQFFMARHSLKYMKEGSCIINTASANAYTGGSQFLDYSSTKGAIVTFTRGLSQLLISKGIRVNAVSPGPVWTPIQPASLPAEKVASLGSDVPMDRAAQPYEIAPSYVFLASNECSSYFNGQVLHPNGGLIVNA, from the exons ATGACGTGTCTGCTGTctctttcaagaaaagaaagagagaggcgTGTTTTCCTccagattttctttttcatatcgACGTTTGCAG ACCCAGCCCCAGCAACCGGGGAAAGAATATCTCATGCATCCACTTCCACAGGCCATAAATCCCAA GGAAAGGTAGCTCTGGTGACTGGAGGTGATTCTGGGATAGGAAGATCTGTGTGCTACCATTTTGCATTAGAGGGTGCAACTGTGGCCTTTACATATGTAGAAGGGATAGAGGACAGGGACAAAGATGAAACCCTGCAGATGCTACTCAAGGCAAAGTCAAATGATGCAAAAGAGCCTATTGCCATAGCTACCGATGTTAAGTTTGAAGAGAATTGCAAGAAGGTTGTTGATCAAGTTGTGAGCGAATTCGGGCAGATTGATATTCTGGTGAACAATGCAGCTGAGCAATACTACGTAACTGCAATTGAAGAGATTACCGAGTCTAGGCTTGAGAGAATTTTTAGAACCAATATATTTTCTCAATTCTTCATGGCCAG GCATTCTCTAAAATACATGAAAGAAGGGAGCTGTATCATCAACACAGCATCTGCTAATGCCTACACCGGGGGCTCACAATTTCTGGACTACAGCTCCACTAAGGGAGCCATTGTAACTTTCACCAGGGGTTTGAGCCAACTACTTATAAGCAAGGGGATTCGTGTCAATGCTGTCTCTCCAGGTCCAGTCTGGACGCCAATACAACCAGCATCACTGCCCGCTGAAAAGGTTGCGAGCTTAGGGTCTGATGTGCCAATGGACAGGGCAGCACAGCCTTATGAGATCGCGCCTTCTTATGTGTTCCTAGCATCCAATGAGTGTTCCTCCTATTTTAATGGCCAGGTTCTGCATCCTAATG GCGGGCTAATTGTCAATGCTTGA
- the LOC133696052 gene encoding glucose and ribitol dehydrogenase-like isoform X3 yields MHPLPQAINPKYQPSNKLHGKVALVTGGDSGIGRSVCYHFALEGATVAFTYVEGIEDRDKDETLQMLLKAKSNDAKEPIAIATDVKFEENCKKVVDQVVSEFGQIDILVNNAAEQYYVTAIEEITESRLERIFRTNIFSQFFMARHSLKYMKEGSCIINTASANAYTGGSQFLDYSSTKGAIVTFTRGLSQLLISKGIRVNAVSPGPVWTPIQPASLPAEKVASLGSDVPMDRAAQPYEIAPSYVFLASNECSSYFNGQVLHPNGGLIVNA; encoded by the exons ATGCATCCACTTCCACAGGCCATAAATCCCAAGTACCAGCCTTCCAACAAGCTCCAT GGAAAGGTAGCTCTGGTGACTGGAGGTGATTCTGGGATAGGAAGATCTGTGTGCTACCATTTTGCATTAGAGGGTGCAACTGTGGCCTTTACATATGTAGAAGGGATAGAGGACAGGGACAAAGATGAAACCCTGCAGATGCTACTCAAGGCAAAGTCAAATGATGCAAAAGAGCCTATTGCCATAGCTACCGATGTTAAGTTTGAAGAGAATTGCAAGAAGGTTGTTGATCAAGTTGTGAGCGAATTCGGGCAGATTGATATTCTGGTGAACAATGCAGCTGAGCAATACTACGTAACTGCAATTGAAGAGATTACCGAGTCTAGGCTTGAGAGAATTTTTAGAACCAATATATTTTCTCAATTCTTCATGGCCAG GCATTCTCTAAAATACATGAAAGAAGGGAGCTGTATCATCAACACAGCATCTGCTAATGCCTACACCGGGGGCTCACAATTTCTGGACTACAGCTCCACTAAGGGAGCCATTGTAACTTTCACCAGGGGTTTGAGCCAACTACTTATAAGCAAGGGGATTCGTGTCAATGCTGTCTCTCCAGGTCCAGTCTGGACGCCAATACAACCAGCATCACTGCCCGCTGAAAAGGTTGCGAGCTTAGGGTCTGATGTGCCAATGGACAGGGCAGCACAGCCTTATGAGATCGCGCCTTCTTATGTGTTCCTAGCATCCAATGAGTGTTCCTCCTATTTTAATGGCCAGGTTCTGCATCCTAATG GCGGGCTAATTGTCAATGCTTGA